One stretch of Dokdonia sp. Hel_I_53 DNA includes these proteins:
- a CDS encoding HTTM domain-containing protein, which translates to MNLDKYLFTRIDNSALIVFRVFFGFLITCEAWGALATGWVRRILVNPEFTFNFIGFDFLQTFPGPGPQMYGWFAVMGIFGVMVMLGYKYRIAIIGYAIMWSVVYLMQKTAYNNHYYLLMLLLWIMALLPANAAFSIDARFRESVRDISMPRWVTLLIILQLWIVYTYASIAKLYPDWLDATVPQILMRGRSDYRIVGDLLQERWVHWTISYVGILFDGLIIPLLLWKRTRKWAFFISIFFHLFNSIVFQIGIFPYMSLAFCVFFFEPKTIHRLFLTRWKPYYYAGDTDVVTLEDSNVSIPHYKNLMLMAFGIYFLVQIALPLRQHFIKDKVLWTEEGHRLSWRMMLRSKGGAVTFTMEDKATGKRRVLNYKEYLTKNQQRNIRSKPDIIWQFAQYVKREQQALGKDVAIYVKCRVRVNGRPSKLLIDPEVDLASVKWDHLRHNEWVLDSDGYLDKKSPSVEKYARSKEKESTK; encoded by the coding sequence ATGAATCTTGATAAATATCTTTTTACACGAATAGATAATAGCGCTCTCATTGTTTTTAGAGTATTTTTTGGATTTTTAATTACCTGCGAAGCATGGGGAGCACTAGCTACTGGATGGGTGCGTCGTATTCTTGTAAATCCAGAATTTACATTCAACTTTATTGGATTTGATTTTCTACAAACATTTCCAGGCCCAGGACCACAAATGTATGGCTGGTTTGCAGTGATGGGAATATTTGGTGTCATGGTAATGCTAGGTTACAAGTATCGTATAGCCATTATTGGGTATGCGATTATGTGGAGTGTGGTGTATTTAATGCAAAAAACAGCCTATAATAACCATTACTATTTGTTGATGTTGTTGTTATGGATAATGGCCCTTCTCCCTGCAAATGCTGCTTTCTCAATAGATGCACGCTTTCGCGAAAGCGTAAGAGACATCTCCATGCCTAGATGGGTGACGCTTTTGATTATTTTACAACTATGGATAGTTTACACCTATGCTTCCATTGCAAAATTATACCCAGACTGGCTAGATGCTACGGTGCCACAAATTTTAATGCGAGGACGCAGCGATTATAGAATTGTGGGTGATTTGTTACAAGAACGCTGGGTACATTGGACTATTTCATACGTAGGGATACTTTTTGACGGATTAATCATTCCGTTACTTCTATGGAAACGTACTCGAAAATGGGCGTTTTTCATTTCTATCTTTTTTCACCTATTCAACTCCATCGTTTTTCAAATAGGGATTTTCCCATATATGTCACTGGCTTTTTGTGTGTTCTTTTTTGAGCCCAAAACTATTCACCGTCTCTTTTTAACTCGCTGGAAACCTTATTATTATGCTGGCGATACCGATGTAGTAACATTAGAGGATAGCAATGTGTCAATTCCTCACTATAAGAACTTAATGCTCATGGCATTTGGAATTTACTTCCTTGTGCAGATAGCGTTACCTCTACGTCAACATTTTATAAAAGATAAAGTTCTATGGACAGAAGAAGGACATCGTCTTAGTTGGCGTATGATGTTACGATCAAAAGGAGGTGCAGTAACATTCACGATGGAAGATAAGGCGACTGGGAAAAGAAGAGTCCTGAATTATAAAGAGTATTTAACCAAAAATCAACAGCGTAATATTCGGTCTAAGCCCGATATTATTTGGCAATTTGCGCAATATGTAAAGCGAGAACAGCAAGCACTAGGAAAAGATGTGGCGATTTATGTAAAATGCCGTGTTAGAGTGAATGGACGACCGTCAAAACTTCTTATTGATCCAGAAGTAGACCTTGCCAGTGTAAAATGGGATCACCTGCGTCATAATGAGTGGGTTTTAGATAGTGATGGATATTTAGATAAGAAGTCACCTTCTGTAGAAAAATATGCACGATCAAAAGAAAAAGAAAGTACTAAATAG
- the pth gene encoding aminoacyl-tRNA hydrolase: protein MLSFFGRILKRSTKEVSVVDPMKKFLIVGLGNIGPKYEHTRHNIGFKILDAFAKANDIIFETEKLGDIARTKIKGKTVILLKPNTFMNLSGKAVRYWMQQEKILIENLLVITDDLNLEFGTVRVKTKGSDGGHNGLKDIQAQLNTTKYNRFRFGISDQFSKGRQVDYVLGEWDAKEAAAMPERLDKSCEVIASFVSAGINNTMNAFNGK from the coding sequence ATGCTTTCTTTTTTTGGTAGAATTTTAAAAAGATCAACAAAGGAGGTTTCTGTAGTAGATCCTATGAAAAAATTTCTCATTGTCGGTCTAGGCAATATAGGTCCCAAATATGAACATACACGTCACAATATTGGGTTTAAGATTTTAGACGCTTTCGCGAAAGCGAATGATATAATATTTGAAACAGAAAAACTAGGCGATATCGCTCGTACTAAAATAAAAGGTAAAACGGTTATATTGCTTAAACCTAATACGTTTATGAACTTAAGCGGAAAGGCAGTGCGTTATTGGATGCAGCAGGAAAAAATCTTAATAGAAAATTTACTGGTGATTACTGACGACTTGAATCTAGAATTCGGTACCGTTCGGGTAAAAACCAAAGGTTCTGACGGAGGTCACAATGGATTAAAAGATATACAAGCACAGCTTAATACAACTAAATATAATCGTTTTCGCTTTGGGATAAGTGACCAGTTCTCAAAGGGCCGTCAAGTAGATTATGTATTAGGTGAATGGGATGCAAAAGAAGCAGCAGCAATGCCTGAGCGTCTTGATAAGAGTTGCGAAGTAATAGCCTCTTTTGTAAGTGCAGGGATAAATAATACAATGAACGCCTTTAACGGTAAATAA
- a CDS encoding 50S ribosomal protein L25/general stress protein Ctc yields the protein MKSVSIQGSKRESVGKKATKALRNAGLVPCVVYGGDEPLHFSAPELAFKDLVYTPDAHTVEIELDGVTVLAILQDIQFHPVTDRILHIDFYQIFEGKEVTMNIPVHFVGNSKGVRNGGVLRKTNRVLRVKALPKNLPDYLEADITELKIGNKLYVGALASDGITIMHPDNTVVCQVRTSRTAIVDDEDEDEEGEEGDVPATETDDVAAVKED from the coding sequence ATGAAATCAGTTTCGATCCAAGGATCTAAAAGAGAAAGCGTAGGCAAGAAAGCTACAAAAGCCTTACGTAATGCTGGACTGGTACCTTGCGTAGTATACGGAGGGGACGAGCCATTACATTTCAGCGCACCAGAACTAGCGTTTAAAGATTTGGTTTACACTCCAGACGCGCATACTGTAGAAATTGAATTAGACGGAGTAACTGTCCTTGCCATCTTACAAGATATACAGTTTCACCCAGTGACAGATCGTATTTTACACATTGACTTCTACCAGATTTTTGAAGGTAAAGAAGTAACAATGAATATACCAGTACACTTTGTAGGAAACTCTAAAGGGGTACGTAATGGTGGTGTTTTACGTAAGACAAACCGTGTATTACGTGTAAAAGCGCTTCCTAAAAATCTTCCAGATTATTTAGAAGCAGATATTACTGAACTTAAAATTGGTAATAAATTGTATGTTGGGGCACTTGCAAGTGATGGTATCACTATTATGCATCCAGACAACACCGTAGTTTGTCAAGTAAGAACTTCTCGTACTGCAATTGTAGATGATGAGGATGAAGATGAAGAAGGTGAAGAAGGAGATGTTCCAGCAACAGAGACAGATGATGTCGCTGCTGTAAAGGAAGATTAA
- a CDS encoding ribose-phosphate pyrophosphokinase, giving the protein MTASIPQPKIFACQQSKPLAEKIAKAFGQPLGNIITSTYSDGEFQPSFEESVRGSRVFIIGSTMPSADNMMEMLLMLDAAKRASARHITAVIPYFGWARQDRKDKPRVPIAAKLMASLLETAGATRIITMDLHADQIQGFFEKPVDHLFASTIFLPYLKDLGLDNLTIASPDMGGSKRAYAYSKAMESDVVICYKQRAKANVISHMELIGNVEGQHVVLVDDMVDTAGTLTKAADLMMEKGALSVRAICTHAILSGNAYEKIENSQLKELIVTDSIPRDHKSDKVKVLTCAPLFADVMHRVNSNTSIASKFIM; this is encoded by the coding sequence ATGACCGCTAGCATACCACAACCGAAGATTTTTGCTTGTCAACAAAGCAAACCACTGGCTGAAAAGATTGCCAAAGCTTTTGGACAACCACTAGGTAATATTATCACATCGACGTATAGTGATGGGGAGTTTCAACCTTCTTTTGAGGAGTCTGTACGTGGATCTCGTGTTTTCATAATTGGAAGTACCATGCCCTCTGCAGATAATATGATGGAAATGCTTTTAATGCTAGACGCAGCAAAACGTGCTAGTGCAAGGCATATTACCGCAGTGATTCCATATTTTGGATGGGCGAGACAAGATCGTAAAGATAAGCCTCGTGTCCCTATTGCAGCAAAATTAATGGCAAGTCTATTAGAAACTGCTGGCGCGACGCGTATCATAACTATGGATTTGCATGCAGATCAAATTCAAGGCTTTTTTGAAAAACCAGTAGACCATTTATTTGCCTCTACTATTTTTCTTCCTTATTTGAAAGATTTAGGTCTAGATAATCTTACCATCGCATCTCCAGACATGGGAGGTAGTAAGAGAGCTTATGCATATAGTAAGGCGATGGAGAGTGATGTTGTAATTTGCTACAAGCAAAGAGCAAAAGCAAATGTAATATCACATATGGAGCTCATAGGTAATGTAGAAGGACAGCATGTAGTGCTTGTAGATGATATGGTAGATACTGCAGGAACGCTTACGAAAGCAGCAGATCTTATGATGGAGAAAGGAGCACTAAGTGTAAGAGCCATATGTACGCATGCAATTTTAAGCGGTAACGCTTACGAGAAAATAGAAAACAGTCAGCTCAAGGAATTAATTGTAACAGATTCAATCCCGAGAGATCATAAAAGTGATAAGGTAAAGGTGTTAACCTGTGCCCCACTTTTTGCAGATGTTATGCACCGTGTGAATAGTAACACGAGCATAGCATCAAAGTTTATTATGTAA
- a CDS encoding bifunctional riboflavin kinase/FAD synthetase yields MKTHNSAHTFSSTKGTVVTIGTFDGVHRGHRKIIKKLNESAHTNGWESCVLTFFPHPRMVLQKDANIKLINTIDERAQLLEELGLDHLVIHPFTLDFSRYHAETFVEEILVNSLNAKKVIIGYDHRFGRNRNANIEDLKRFGKQLGFEVEEISKQEIEDVAISSTKIRKALYSGDIKRANDFLGAPFIINGKVVHGKKIGKTIGFPTANLSVEENYKLIPAQGVYVVQSLINETPVYGMMNVGTNPTVGGKSQTIETYFFDFDEDLYGKSLQIQLLERIRDEKSFKNIEELVAAMKEDEIFSRAYISKLDNTAV; encoded by the coding sequence TTGAAAACACACAATAGCGCACATACATTTTCATCTACAAAAGGAACTGTAGTTACTATAGGCACCTTTGATGGGGTGCATAGGGGACATCGTAAGATTATAAAAAAACTTAATGAGAGTGCTCACACAAATGGATGGGAATCTTGTGTGCTTACTTTTTTCCCTCATCCAAGAATGGTGTTACAAAAAGACGCCAATATTAAGCTTATAAATACTATAGATGAGCGGGCTCAATTACTTGAGGAGCTAGGTTTAGATCACCTTGTGATACATCCATTTACCTTAGATTTTTCTAGATATCACGCAGAGACATTTGTAGAAGAAATATTAGTCAATTCTTTGAATGCAAAGAAAGTAATCATAGGCTATGATCATCGTTTTGGGCGTAATCGCAACGCAAATATTGAAGATTTAAAGCGTTTTGGTAAGCAACTTGGTTTTGAGGTAGAAGAAATTTCAAAACAAGAAATAGAGGACGTTGCGATAAGTTCTACAAAAATCCGTAAAGCTTTATACAGCGGAGATATAAAACGGGCTAATGACTTCTTAGGAGCTCCTTTTATTATAAATGGCAAGGTTGTTCATGGAAAAAAAATAGGTAAAACTATAGGTTTCCCCACAGCTAATTTAAGTGTTGAAGAAAATTATAAACTCATCCCAGCACAAGGGGTCTATGTAGTGCAATCATTAATAAATGAAACTCCCGTTTACGGAATGATGAATGTTGGGACCAACCCTACAGTAGGTGGAAAGTCCCAAACAATTGAAACTTATTTCTTTGATTTTGATGAAGATTTATATGGGAAGAGCCTGCAGATTCAACTCTTAGAGCGCATACGTGATGAAAAGTCTTTTAAAAATATAGAGGAGCTGGTTGCTGCAATGAAAGAAGACGAGATTTTTTCTAGAGCATACATTTCTAAATTAGATAATACAGCTGTTTGA
- the serS gene encoding serine--tRNA ligase, with protein MLEVVQIREHKDAFAKALHKRNIDAAPLLDKVLAADELRRSSQAQLDEVLADSNKFSKEIGMLFKSGETQKANLLKEKTAGLKEQSKTLQEQLNTASEELQSLLYQLPNIPHDSVPLGNTDEDNVEIFKKGEVPVLHDGAQPHWELAKKYDIIDFELGTKITGAGFPVYKGKGAKLQRALISYFLDKNTEAGYTEYQVPHLVNEASGFGTGQLPDKEGQMYHITEDDLYLIPTAEVPVTNMFRGDLRSHDELPITCTGYTPCFRREAGSYGAHVRGLNRLHQFDKVEIVRIEHPDKSAAALEGMVDHVKTILDELELPYRILRLCGGDLGFTSHLTYDFEVFSTAQDRWLEISSVSNFLTFQANRLKLRFKDKDGQNKLAHTLNGSALALPRVLAGILENCQTPEGIKIPKVLIPYCGFEMID; from the coding sequence ATGCTAGAAGTTGTACAGATTAGAGAACATAAGGACGCTTTCGCGAAAGCGTTACACAAACGTAATATTGATGCTGCTCCGTTACTGGATAAAGTACTTGCTGCAGATGAGTTGCGCCGTAGTTCGCAGGCTCAATTAGATGAAGTTCTAGCAGATAGTAATAAATTTTCTAAAGAAATAGGTATGTTGTTTAAATCTGGAGAAACCCAAAAGGCAAATCTCCTTAAAGAGAAAACAGCAGGTTTAAAGGAGCAGTCTAAGACATTACAAGAGCAATTAAATACTGCTTCTGAAGAGCTTCAAAGTCTATTATACCAACTGCCAAATATTCCTCACGATAGTGTTCCTCTTGGGAACACAGATGAAGATAATGTAGAGATTTTTAAAAAAGGAGAAGTCCCAGTTTTACACGATGGTGCACAACCCCACTGGGAACTTGCAAAAAAATATGACATTATAGATTTTGAGTTAGGAACTAAAATCACGGGAGCTGGTTTTCCAGTATATAAAGGAAAAGGAGCTAAGCTACAACGCGCATTAATAAGTTATTTTTTAGATAAAAATACGGAGGCAGGGTATACAGAATATCAAGTGCCACATCTTGTAAATGAAGCTTCAGGTTTTGGTACAGGTCAACTTCCAGATAAAGAAGGGCAAATGTATCATATTACAGAGGATGATTTGTATTTAATACCAACGGCAGAGGTTCCTGTAACCAATATGTTTCGTGGAGATTTACGCTCTCACGATGAACTTCCTATTACGTGTACTGGATATACACCATGTTTTCGCCGTGAGGCAGGATCTTATGGCGCTCATGTACGGGGGTTAAACCGTTTACATCAATTTGATAAAGTAGAGATCGTACGTATTGAACATCCAGATAAAAGTGCTGCTGCACTTGAAGGAATGGTAGATCACGTAAAAACAATTCTTGATGAATTAGAATTACCGTATCGAATTTTACGCCTTTGTGGTGGAGATTTAGGTTTTACATCACATCTTACTTATGATTTTGAGGTGTTTTCTACAGCTCAAGATCGCTGGCTAGAGATAAGTTCTGTATCGAATTTTCTAACCTTTCAAGCAAATCGCCTTAAACTACGATTTAAAGATAAAGATGGACAAAACAAATTAGCCCATACTCTTAATGGAAGTGCTTTAGCACTGCCTAGAGTACTTGCAGGTATTCTTGAAAACTGCCAAACTCCAGAAGGAATTAAAATACCAAAAGTGTTGATCCCTTATTGCGGTTTTGAGATGATTGACTAG